Genomic window (Macaca thibetana thibetana isolate TM-01 chromosome 6, ASM2454274v1, whole genome shotgun sequence):
GTTTATAAAATCGCTTTACTTCAGGCAAGCTAGTGATGGAAATCTGAGCAGCTAATTGGAGCTGGCTCAGGGCAACTCACCTGAATCTCTTCTTGGTAAAAACTTGTCAGTGACTCCttgaggatatttagtttttcttcataCATTTCCTCTAATAGTTCCTTTTGGGTGTCCAAATGTTCACTGTCagaaacagaggagaaaagagaagtaaGTGAAGGTTCCGAGGAGTGAACTTGGGATACAGATCTTGAGGCACAACTCCACCTAACTCCTTACTTCCCACCCTCTgtcccaggtgacagagcaagagggGTCACTCAGCTAGTACCTGCACCACTGTTCCCGCTGTTGCATCTGTTCTACCATCTCATTGCAAATTTCATCTCGGAGATGCATCTCCAGCTGCAGCTTTTCCTGTCGTTCCTTCAAAAGCAGTGTCTTCATGGCTTCCACTACTTGCAGGAGCTCCTAGGAGAGACACACATGTCAGAGGTCATCAGACGCTCATGCCCTCAAAAGGCACAAGCCCACCTGGAAGGCACTATGGAAAAATGTGTAGCTACTAAGCTGCTACACTAAAGCTTTCTTGTATTCTCACCTCTTTGCCATACATGGAGATGTCAGTTTCGTTTTCAATGTCATCATCAAGGCCTGCGTCTGCCTTAGCTCCTTTCTCTAAGCTGGGGGGTGCCTGAAGACTATGTTCCTTGATGAACGAGTGCAGGGATGGGAATCCCAGTTGCATAGGTGGGGCATGCACAagctagagggaaaaaaaatatctTACTTGACTCCGTAAGTAGTCCCTAGGAGCTTTCTTAGAGTTACTAGTTCCAAGTGAGCACACCCATCACACCTCTGGCTTCTCACCTGGCTAGCAATGGCTGAGAACTTGGCCACATGAAGAGTTTCATCATAGGTAGATGCACAGGGATTCACATTGACAATCATGCAGGAACGGCCTCGGCCTGTGAAGAAACCTTGGAACACTCGAGTCAACTTGCTGTCACGGAAGGGAACCAGGTTCTGCTTTGACCTGGCAGAGAATCAGAGATAATAGAGCTGTGAGCAGAACACCAGTCCTTTGGGTATCCTAGCACCATCCCCACTGGTGACCAGGAAGTCTCTTAGCAAATTTCTGAGCCCAGGGCTTATAGTCAAAAGCTCACCGGTTCTGCTGATTTTGACGAAGGGCAGCAATACAGCGGCCCAGGGTGTGCAGAGAGGTGTTAATGTTTCCTGCTTCCTTCAACCGTTCACCACTCTTCTGATCTTTGCAGCGCTCTGAGCCAGCCAGATCACAGAGTGACAGCCTAGAATGATGCACAGGATCTGACATAAGGGCCTCACATGTTGAGCCTTCTGGCCCTTTTTGTAATTCTGGAAAGGGGATGGCCCACTAAGAATCTCTGTACCCAAAGAAGGAGAACAAGTAGTTCCCCTAAGGATCTCCTCCATGCTTTCCCAACTATCATTTATGGCCAAGAAGCCCACATTTCTAAATGGAAAAACTTACTCGCTGATCTTGGGGACGATATCTCCTTCCCCCTGAAGGTGTAGGATCCTGATTGAGAAGATGCTGTGACTGGaagttaagaaaaacaaaaagtcattgCACATCTTCCATAACCAGGCAGAGGACTAATGTTTCCTGGAACACAGTGAAGAGTTTATTCTTACAATCTACTCACCTGCGGCTGGAATTCTGGTTGAGGTGGGTGCTGGCAAAGCTCTGGTTCTTACGACCCACTTTCAGGAGCTTCCAGGCCTCCTCAGCATCTTGCACATGAATCCAGTTGAGATCTGGGGCCAAAGGAGAGGGGTGTAAGATGGGAACATCCAACTCTTGCCAGTCTCTCCCCAGTTGCCCTCCAGCGTTCATGCCAGCTTCCCCCATGTTCCTTTACCTTTCACATAGGGATTGCCATTTTGATCCTCGCATAGCCGCAAAGTCTGCCTCTTGCGCTGTTGGCTAGGTGGTTCTAATAGGTCATAAAGCAGTTCGTTGTAGATCTCAAAGAACGAGACCCAGACGGAGAAGCGAATGTCTGCCGGGACAGGTACTGGGGCAGTGTCTGGCTGTGCCCATTGGTGACTTGTTTCTGGGGAAGAAGCCAATGTATAGGGCATCAATCTAGAGCAGTTCATCTCTCTTTTGGCCTGCAGGGGCCTTGGAAGGCACACCTCAGATTGCAACCTCTGGTCTGTACTCCTGGCAGCTATTAGGAACAGGGAGTGAGTTCCTACTATTTCTTGGCAGAGCCCAGTCATGGTACATACCATCCAGCTGGCTACTGCTGGTACATTGACTGATAGAAGAGAGCCCAGCAATGCCACTGTCAAAGCTGGTGCTGGTACCTATCCGACTTTCAATGTAGACACTCCTCTTCAAGGAAGTGGACAGCTCCTCCTGGAGGGGCACAGGGAGAAGGTAAGCACAAAACTTCCCCGAGATTTGTACCCCCTACCCCCACTGCCATGGATATCAATGCTTTACCTCTTGGAGGCCTCCATTTAGCAGGGACAGCTTCTTCATTTCCTCCTGTCGGATCTGCTTGCTGTCTAGCCAGATTACCTCATTAGAGAGCAAGGGCTTTAGATCAGGTGTTGGATGAAGCTGGCCTTGGAGGCTATTGAAGATCAGCGCCAAGGACCGGGGGAGAATCCCTCCATCCTTGATGGTACCTGGAGGCATATGATGGACAGCTGAGGCAAGTGCCCTTCTTCCCCTAACTCAGAGGCtcaaaaggtaaaaataacaCCATTACCAGCCAATCAGGAATCCTGTGAAGTCTTACTACTTACCTTGAATTGTGTGGGTTTTCCCTGAGTTAGTGACTCCATATGTATAGATAAGCCAGTTCTGCCCTTTGAGTACATCTTTTACCATCTCCTTCACAGTTAGGTTGAAGAAGGATGCTTGTCCCACTTCTGGCCCAAAGATCTAGAGAGAGACCCAGTTTTTTAGAGGCCTATCCTTCATCTCCCACTTGCCTCCTGTGCAGAGCCAGCAGATATATTCCTTCTTGAGTGGTTGGCTCTGGAGACCACTCAAGCAGCTTCTTCCTGCCAGCTGTTCCCTAAACACTGAGGACTCAAGCACTCTCTGCTAGTCCATCTTTCAACCAAATCAACAAACACTTAAGGAATGCTATGCCCTAGGCCTGATGCTGCACACACAATGGGGTAATATAATGGCCCACAAGCGTGGGCTTTGGAGATACATGGATCTAGACTCAGGTCCTAACTCTACCAGTGACTAGCTACATGGCTTCAGCAATATTACATTCATTGAGCCACACTATCCTTGtgaggaaaataaggaaataatgatAATAGCAATAGAATTTTTCAGAATTGATATACATATGTTGCTTGACACATTGACTAACACATAACTAGGGCCCTCAAAATTGTAGGTGTGCATATACAAGGAACTCACAGTCAGGTAGAGAAGCTTTCCCTCTAAAGAGGGAATAAAGTTGCCCTTACATGTTGGTCCTTTGTTCACAAACCAGTACCCTTCATACCTGGGAAAAGGTGAACCTGTGGGTGGCTTGGCCAATTCCCCGCTCATTGCTCTTCAGGGCAAAAGAGTCCTTGGGTGCTTGTAGAACAAGGGTCTCCACATTGTCAATATGGACACAACCCTGAGAAGGGAGAAAATACAGTTGTCACAAAAGGCATTCCTGGGAATCTTTTGTACGGCATCATTTCACCTTAAATCCTCCCTTCTCAGACACTTACCTGATCTTCCTGTCGCTCCAACTCTGAAGGTAACAAGGGCCTAACCCTCAAGTATACTTTCACCTTCTCCGTACCGTCCTCAGATGGAACCTGTGGCAGAATTCCAGCCCAGAACCACAGATTAATTTCAGCAGCAAATGGGCAAACAGTAGTTTCTAGGAACCATGATAACAGTACCCCATTTCACCTCAAATGTCTCTGTGCAGCTACTCTTTGGTTCCACAATCATTCCAACCCACATGGACATTTTTACTACTTTGTCACCCTTCCCTGTCTCATCATTATCCTGCAAACCTGGCTTGCCACACCAATGATCTGAGTTAGAATTTATTGACTGGTATGAAAATTTGTATGTGATATTAAAGCAAAGCAGAGGCAAACACACTTGAATTTGAGTCCCAATTCCATCACTTAGTAACTATGAGACCTTGAACTATGAGTTCTTGAAAGtctttgcctcaatttcctcatctgtagaatggagtTAATAATAGCACCCATGTCATTAATTCAGCAGATActtagaggccgggcgcagtggctcacgcctgtaatcccagcactttgggaggctgaggggagggggatcacctgaggtcaggcattccagaccagcctggccaacacagcaaaatcccgtctctactaaaaatacaaaaattagctgggcttggtggggggtgcctgtaatcccagctactgaggaggctgagggagggagaactacttgaacccgggaggcggaggttgcagtgagcagagattgtgccactgcactccagcctgggcgacagagcgacactccatctcaaaaacaaacaaacaagcaaacaaacaaaaaaacccaaaaaaacaaaaaaacccgcaGATATTTAGAGTGCCTACTATGGCCTAGGAACTGAGAAGCTCTGATAGTCCATAGTGAGAGACATTATCAAGGACCATGCTGTCATGGAACTTTTTAAGTCTCTAAGAGAAACTCTATAAAAGCACAAAATGTGACAATGTATGTTAATGTTTAGCATAGGACCTAGTACAGTGTTTCTCAACCAGGGTTATTTCCACTCCAAAGGCCATTTAAGCAATGCCTGAAGTGCCTGAAGACATTTTTTGATTGTCACAAATGGGAAGGCactactgacatctagtgggtagatGTCAGGAATGCTGTTAAACATCTTACAATATACAGGACAGATCCCTACAAGAACTGTCTAGCCCCAAATGTCAACAATGCTGTGATGGAGAAACCCTGGCCTAGCAGGAAAGCTACAACAAATTGAAGCTATGGTGATACTATCAAAACCTGAACATACATTCCACTTACATAATGCCTATATGACCTTGTGCAAATTATTTAGCACAACTGGGCCTCAAGGCAAAGAGAGATAACTATTATTCCCTGATTAACTGAGAGCATGCACTTGAGGGTATTTCATTAATGCAATGCAAATAATAGTTCTTCTGGACACacaactcttaattttttttttacttgtcatgcccttaatttttttttcttttcgtagCCATTTTGTCCTACATGCCCCTAATTTTGAATTGATCTCTCAAACCTTCAGGATTGCTAGTCTTTGACCTCATACTACCGTGTATGGACAACTATTGACCTGAGGATGTCACTTTCTGCCCCAGCCACTCCCCAGTTCCTTTACCTGCTGCTTGTCCTCTAGGGAGGTAGAGATGACAGAGCAGTCTGACAGCAGGTTCTTGCGTACCACAGACCCCAAATCTGCAGCTGTGGACTCAAACATGGGAGAGACTACGACATCGTCATCGGACAGCAAGCCCGCTGGCGGAGAAAGGATCCCTTGCGACATGACGGCAGGGGCAGCCTAGGTCTAAAAAGAGACCAAAAAGTGGGCAGGGAGAAGAACCTTTAGGGACAGAAGGGGCCGCGAATTTTAGGTAATAAGTCCCTTGCCCCAGGACACCGGGTCCCGCTCCCTACTTCCTTTCCCCTCTAATTATcggcaaaggggaagggaatgagAGAAGTTCACTTAATGAACAATCGagagaagtttgaggttgcattTCTGAAAGCGAACAGAAGTCCACAGAAATCTGGCTCCAAAAGCAAAAGGCCAGGCCTAAAGTAGGGCACCTCGCCCGCCGGTGCTGTGGAGGTGGTGTCAGGATCCCTCGGCTCCTTCTCTAACCTCAACCCAAGGACCACCGTGAGAACAGAGATGCAGCattaagagaaaaacagatggCTGCAGTTCCGATTTCTTAAAGCCTATTCCGCGTGGGCAAGAGCTGGTAACCCGGGCTCCAGCACAGCCGCACACTCACCCGAAGACGTGCCACTTGCTCCTCCTCGGGTACCGGCTCACTCACACCTAGTCGCCGAACCTGGACTTTCGCAGCCGGAGAGCACAACTCCGCCCACGAGGTGCAGCTTTGTTACcgatacaatattttaaattacgcGCTGCGTTCGTTCGGCCAATGAGATAGGGAAGTCTGCAGCTACCAATCCGCGTAAGGAAAAGGGGCGGGTCCGACTGGAATTCCAGTAGTTTGCATCCGCTTGACCTCTCAGATCTAATGTGGGTCCGGGTTACCAACTGTCGCGGGTTAGGAGTTATTTCGCTTGGGATTCTTCCAGCTTAACCCTTTTTCTTGAACCTTAGACATTTCTTACCTAAGAACCCTAAAGGAAATCTTGAGGCTTCAGCCGCCAACCCCTGTCCTTCCTTAGCAAAAATCTTAAAAGGATTGCACAGGATAACTGGTTTAGGGTGCTTGCTTTGTCTTAGGGGAAAAAACGACATTTCCCAGGAGGCACCGCGAACCAACGCCGGTACTCTACTTCCCAGAATTCCAGGGTTTCGGCCCTACCAGACCGTCTCTCCTCAGGGTTGGAGACTTCGGGGCCAAGATGGCGACGGGAACGGGCAGTGAGTATCTGAGCAGGTTTTGCGTGAAAGGCGTTTGTAGATCCGAGGCTAGGCACCATATTTTTGTTACACGCTTAGGGAGTGGGAGAAGTGGTTTGCTTGAGAGCTCAGGGTTTTCAGAGACTTGCGCTCCACAGCATCGTGAAGACCAACGTTTGGGGGCCCAGAAATCTGGGGTCTTGTTTCTCAGGGAGGGAGCGGAGGTGTGAGAGAAGGAGCTTAGTGAATCCTAGTGTGTTAGGAGCCCTTCGGGGTAACCGTAAAAGCACTCTAGAAACTTGGGCGTGCAGACGAAAAGATGTTATGAGCCAGACGGAGTAACCGGCACCTCAAAGAGCCATTCATTTTTTGTCCGACGTTTGTGAGGCAGTGGAAGTGGGGCCTTTTAACCATGAGCTTTTCTTGCCACTCAGGAAATTGCATCTCGGGGATTTCAGCCATTTTTCTTTTAGTGGACTGAAAAGGTCTTTTAGGCCCGACATTTGGAGTAGAGGATCTGAGAGAAGTAAACAAGTTTATGCTAAGAGGGAGGCGGGGTTGTAGGAGGGGCTGGCCGCTCGGGTTCCTGGGAAATAAGCCCTGAATAAGTTCAAACTGGAATAAAGTCCAGTATTCTTAAAACTGGGCTTTTAGGTAGAACTGCCTAATCTGACATTCCCAATTTTTTAATAAAGCGGAGCTTCAAGCCGTGgcgttttaagaaataaaatgttaataattcacATGCAACAAATTGGTACCACGGTCACTGGTGATACTTCACTTGGAGAGGTGAAAATCAAGATTTGGTGATAGTAGCTCACTTTGTCCTAACAAGTTGGAATATTTTGTATTAGGCTTTTAGTCCCCTTTTTGGGGATTTTGGAGCTTAGCACTACAGTCTCAGTGGTTGCttccaaggcttttttttttttttttcgtttccCAGAACACAAGCTGCTGAGTACTGGCCCCACAGAGCCATGGTCCATCCGAGAGAAGCTGTGTTTAGCATCTTCTGTCATGAGAAGTGGAGATCAAAATTGGTAAGCTATCTAGGATGTCAGCTTTTCTGGGTCTTAGAAATTGTTAGATACTCTTTCACATTGATAGATTTCTGTAGTTAATCATATTAAGCTGTAAgtagactttctttttcttcttccttttttttttttttttttttgagacagtctccttctctcgcccaggctggaatgcagtggtgcagccacgcccagctaatttttttagtttttagtagagacagagtttcgccatgttggccaggctggtctcgaactcctgacctcaggtgatccactggcctcagcctcccaaagtgctaggattacaggcgtaagccactgcgcctggccatgcctggctaattttgtatttttagtagagacaaggtttcaccatgttggccacgctggtctcaatcacctgacctcatgatctgcccgcctcggcctccgaaagtgctgggattacaggcgtgagccactgctgccggcctttttttttttttttttttgagacagggttgcactttgtggcccaggctggagtgcagtggtgtgatcttggctcactgcaacctccatgtctgaggctcaagtgatcctcccacctcagcctctttagtagctgggactacaggtgcacaccaccatgcccagataattttttgtatttttttgtagagataggggtttcatcatgtttcctaggctggtcttgaactcctgggttcaagagatctgcccacctcaacctcccaacctactgggattacgggtgtgagccaccaggccagctgtatttttttttttaaatagctttattgagatataattcacatactataaaattaacTTACTTAAGATGTACAATataatggtttttagtatattgacAGTTGTGCAGCCattaccacaatctaattttagaacattttatttttattttttttattttttattttttgaggctcttgctttgttgcccaggctggagtgcagtggcgcaatcttggctcactgcaagttccgcctcctgggttcatgccattctcctgccttagcctctcgaatatctgggactacaggcgcccgccaccacgctcagctaattttttttatttttattttattttttttttttttattttattttatttttttttttttttttttgaggcggagtctcgctctgtcgcccaggctggagtgcagtggccggatctcagctcacttaattttttttatttttagtagagacgggctttcaccatgtcagccagggtggtcttgatctcctgacctcgtgatcagcccacctcggcctcccaaagtgctgggattacaggagtgagccaccgcgcctggctgacaTAACGCTTTTAAGGTTCATTCTTAtatagcatgtatcaatacttaaTTCCTTTTTAGCTGAATAATAATctgttgtatgaatataccaaattttgtttatccatcgCTTGATAGacaattgggttgtttccactttttgaccattatgaataatgctgatgATACGCACATTTGTGTACAAGGTTGTGGAcaatgtttttaattctcttgagTTTTTTATTcaaggagtgaaattgctgggttatgTAGTAACTCTATTAtgttcgctttttttttttttttttttttttgcagacagggtctcactgtcacccaggctggagtgcagtggtgcaatcttggttcactgcaacctctgcctcctgggctcaagtgattctccggcctcagcctcctgagtagctgggactacgggcacatgccatcatccccggctcatttttgtattttttggtagggatggggttttgccatgttgcccaggctggacttttttttttttttaatttaaatatttatgtttttgtagagacgaggtcccactatgttccccaggctggtctccaactcttggcctcaagtgatcctcccagtttagcctcctgagtagctgggactacagaccctTGCCgtcatgcttggctgattttttgggtttttttgtcacttgttgcccaggctggtctcgaactcctgggctcaagtgatcctcccaccttagccctcgaaagtgctaggattatagacgtgagccaacACTCCCAGCCTAGAACTGTCATCATTTTACCTTTCTTGGTATCAGCCCCTCACCcccgttgtttttttttttgcatcatccATTATGAATTTAACTCTCTTGCCACATTGATAAACAATTCAGTACTTTGCTGATTGTCATGCTTCCtagcattttgtgtgtgtgtgtgtgtgtgtgacggagtttcgctctttttgcccaggctggagtgcaatggcgcagtctcggctcaccgcaacctccacctcccgggttcaagtgattctcctgcttcagcctcccgagtagctgggattacaggcatgcgccaccatgcctggctaattttgtatttttagtagagatggggtttctccatgttggtcaggctggtcttgagctcccgacctcaggtaatccacccgcctcagcctcccaaagtgctgggattacaggcgtgagccaccacgcctggccttgtttgttttttaaatctaatttctgAAGTAATACGTGGCcaccataaaaacaaaaacactatatAAAAAGAGCAACCGCAACAAAGAAATGGGTTAAAaacttgagtttattttttgtcACACAGGAAGTCTAGGCAGTCAGCAGCTCTCATAGCAACTTCACAGTGACATTAGAGGCTCAGGATCTTCTCTTTCTGTGCCACCTTCCTCAGCACATAGTTTATCTTCTGGTTATCTTATGGTTCACGGTGGCTGCTTGACCTTCAGCTATCACATCCTTGATCCATGCAACAAGAAGGAAGGGGGTTGGTAAGAAAGGTCACATCCCTTCCCTTTTAACAACTTTTTTGTGATATAATTGATGTGCAGTAAACTCTACCTTTTTttgggcgggggggcgggggggtggagtctcactctgttgcccaggctggagtgcagtggcgcaatcttggctcactggaacctctgcctcccaggttcaagtgattctgccacctcagcctcccgagtacctgggactacaggcctacgccagcatgcctggctaatttttgtattttttggtagagatggggttttgccatgttggccaggctggtcttgaactcctgacttcagatgatccacctgccttggcttcccaaagtgctaggattataggcgtgagctaccacacctggccactgcacatatttaaagcatAAGATATGgtacttttgaaatatatatacatctgtGAAACTATCCACAATTAAGGTAATTATTATAGTATCCGTTAACAGATGaacaggtaaagaaaatatgagatacacacacacacacacacacacacacacatacacacatatatatttatatacacaatggaatactgttgagccataaaaaagaattaaatccttCATTTGTGATTCCATGGTTGAGCCTGGAGGATAGtatgtaaagtgaaataagctagacacataaataccatatgatctcagTTACATGTAGAATCTAGGAAAAATTACAGACCTCATAGAACTAGAGAATAgaatggggctgggtgcagtggctcacatctgtaatcccagaactttgggaggccaaggcgggcaggtcgcTTGAGATGATGAATTGGAGACCAGTCTGCGCAATATGACAAAACtgtgtctctccaaaaaacataaaaa
Coding sequences:
- the KIF20A gene encoding kinesin-like protein KIF20A, with the protein product MSQGILSPPAGLLSDDDVVVSPMFESTAADLGSVVRKNLLSDCSVISTSLEDKQQVPSEDGTEKVKVYLRVRPLLPSELERQEDQGCVHIDNVETLVLQAPKDSFALKSNERGIGQATHRFTFSQIFGPEVGQASFFNLTVKEMVKDVLKGQNWLIYTYGVTNSGKTHTIQGTIKDGGILPRSLALIFNSLQGQLHPTPDLKPLLSNEVIWLDSKQIRQEEMKKLSLLNGGLQEEELSTSLKRSVYIESRIGTSTSFDSGIAGLSSISQCTSSSQLDETSHQWAQPDTAPVPVPADIRFSVWVSFFEIYNELLYDLLEPPSQQRKRQTLRLCEDQNGNPYVKDLNWIHVQDAEEAWKLLKVGRKNQSFASTHLNQNSSRSHSIFSIRILHLQGEGDIVPKISELSLCDLAGSERCKDQKSGERLKEAGNINTSLHTLGRCIAALRQNQQNRSKQNLVPFRDSKLTRVFQGFFTGRGRSCMIVNVNPCASTYDETLHVAKFSAIASQLVHAPPMQLGFPSLHSFIKEHSLQAPPSLEKGAKADAGLDDDIENETDISMYGKEELLQVVEAMKTLLLKERQEKLQLEMHLRDEICNEMVEQMQQREQWCSEHLDTQKELLEEMYEEKLNILKESLTSFYQEEIQERDEKIEELEALLQEARQQSVAHQQSGSELSLRRSQRLAASASTQQLQEVKAKLHQCKAELNSTTEELHKYQKMLEPPPSAKPFTIDVDKKLEEGQKNIRLLRTELQKLGESLQSAERACCHSTGAGKLRQALTTCDDILIKQDQTLAELQNNMVLVKLDLRKKAACIAEQYHTVLKLQGQVSAKKRLGANQENQQPNQPPPGKKPFLRNLLPRTPTCQSSTDCSPYARILRSRRSPLLKSGPFGKKY